The Ornithinibacillus sp. 4-3 region ACTTCCTATCCCTAAAACAATTGTTGCACCAAAGGTCTTTCCAATTCTAGGAGTAGAAATTGATATGGATTTTCTTAATAAAGTTATGGAACAGCTAACATTTCCAATTGTTATTAAAGAAGCATTTGGTTCCTTTGGTGAACAAGTTTATTTAGTGAAAAATCAGGCGGATTTAGTTCAGAAGGTAAAAGAATTAGCCGGTAAACCTTTTGTTTTCCAAGAATTTATTTCTACTAGCTATGGAGAGGATATTCGCTTACAAGTGGTTGGTAACAAAGTAGCTGCTTCCATGCTTCGACGTTCAGAAAATGACTTTCGCGCCAATGTTTCATCAGGCGGGGTAGCTGAAAAGTATTATCCAACCAAGCAGGAAGAAGAAATCGCTATTGCTGCTGCTAAAGCAATTAATGCAGATTTTGCTGGGGTTGATTTATTATTTGGGCCTAATCAGCAACCAATTATTTGTGAAATAAATTCAAATGCACATATTCGAAATCTTTATGAGTGTACAAATATTAATGTTGCTTATGATGTGATTGACTATATTATTAACCAACATGCGTAAATGGAGGTATTTCCTATGCAAAAGACAGGATGGTTGATTTATGCACAGACAGATGCAAATGATAATCAATCCTATATCGACTGGTTTATGGAGGAAGCAGCTTTACAACAAATTGATTTAAAGCTTATTATTCGTGAAAACTTATCCATAGGAATCCTAAATAATAAACGTGCTGTCTTATTAGATGGGCAACCTGTTCCCCTTCCTGATTTTGTAATTGTACGAGTTCTTGAACCTTTGCTTAATTTACATTTTGAAGCATTAGGTGTTCGTTCCTTTAATTCAGCAGCTGTGTCACAAATTTGTAATCATAAAGCAATGACACATCATACAGTTCACTCCTTAGGCATTCCTATGGTCGATACTTTCTTTTTTAAGAAGGATCAGCTCGGGAGTACACCACCTATGTCTTTCCCATTTGTAATGAAGGAATGTACAGGGAGAAGTGGGAAACAAGTATATTTTATCGAAACAGAGGATGATTGGAACACTGCTCTTGATGCTCTAGGAACACCAGATGTAGTTATTCAATCCTGTGATGTACAATTAGGAAGAGATGTACGAGTTTTTATAGTTGGAAAAGAAATCATTGGAGCAGTATTGCGTAAGAGCACAAGTGATTTTCGAGCAAACTTTAAACTGGGTGGTTCTGCAGAAGTGTTTCCATTAGACGGAAAGAAAACAGAACTCATCCATAAAATCATTGGCCATTTTGACTTTGGGATGGTTGGTATTGATTTTCTTATCGATCATCAAGGTGATTTTCTATTTAATGAAATTGAGGATGTTGTCGGTTCACGGATTTTGAGTGCTACAACAGATACAAATATTTTACAAAAATATATTGCTTATATTAAAAAATGCTTAGCTTAAGAAAAACCAAGAAAAGCACTTGTTCTTTTAAATGATATTTCCTTGCCATAAAGATGTCCGTTACAGAAAGTCACTTTTCACCGGTTTGTGCTCAACCTCCTCGGAAAGCGAAATGGATTTCTGGAGCGACCACTTCTAGCCGTTTTAATTTATTACTTTCTAAAGTAAAACCCCGAATATCAGTGTATACACTGACATTCGGGGTTCTTCTTTAACCTTGTAATTCTTCTAAGCGTTGTTTTACTTTATTATATTTATCCAAGTAATCTTCTTCTTTCTGCTTCTCTTCCTCAACTAACTTTGCTGGTGCTTTTGCAACAAAACCTTGGTTAGAAAGCTTCTTCTGAACAAAGTCTACTTCCTTCTTCCATTTTGCTAATTCATTTTGCAGTCTTGCGATTTCCTTCTCAAAATCAATTAATCCTTCAAGTGGTAAATATAATTGTGCTCCAGTTACTACTGCAGACATTGCCTGATCTGGTACCTCAACCTTTGTTGCAATGACTAATTCACTTGGATTACAGAAACGTTCTAAGTACATTCTTTCATTTTCTAACTCACGAACAACTTCTTCATTTTCTGCTTGTATGAATAATGTGATTTGCTTAGACATTGGTGTATCTACTTCAGCGCGAATATTACGTACAGAACGAATGATAGAAACAAGACGCTTCATTTCATTTGCTGCTTCTAGGTCATGGAATTCTTTACGAACCTCTGGCCATTTTGCAACCGTAATAGAATCTCCTTCATGTGGTAGCTTCTGCCAGATTTCTTCGGTAATAAATGGCATATATGGATGTAACATACGCATCGTTTGATCAAGTACATGTGCTAGAACAGAACGAGTCGTTTTCTTCTGTGCTTCGTCTTCTCCATAGAGTACAAGCTTTGCCATTTCAATATACCAATCACATAAGTCATCCCAAATAAAATTATATAGATAACGGCCAGCTTCACCGAATTCATATTTATTTGTATTGGATGTAACATGTTCAATCGTTTCATTTAATCTTGTTAAAATCCACTTATCTGCAATCGATTTCTCACCTGTTAAATCAATATCCTCGTAAGTAAAGCCTTCTAAATTCATTAATGAAAATCGAGAAGCATTCCATACTTTATTCGCAAAGTTCCAAGTCGCCTCTACATTTTCCCATTGGAAACGTAAATCCTGTCCAGGCGAAGATCCTGTTAATAAGAAATAACGTAAAGAGTCTGCTCCATATTTCTCAATAACATCCATTGGATCAACACCATTGCCTAGTGATTTACTCATTTTTCGACCTTGTGCATCACGAATTAATCCATGAATAAGCACATCTTTAAAAGGTCTTTCCTCTGTAAATTCAAGAGATTGGAAAATCATTCGAGAAACCCAGAAGAAAATAATATCATACCCTGTTACTAACACATCTGTTGGGAAATAACGTTTGAAATCAGCGCTTTCTTCATCTGGCCAACCCATTGTTGAAAATGGCCATAGTGCCGAAGAAAACCATGTATCTAATACGTCTTCATCCTGTGTCCAGTTCTCAATATCTGCTGGTGCTTCTTTTCCAACATATATTTCCTTTGTTTCCTTGTGGTACCATGCTGGGATTCGATGCCCCCACCATAGTTGACGTGAAATACACCAATCACGAATATTTTCCATCCAATGTAAATAGGTTTTCTCAAAGCGGTTTGGTACAAAATTAACCTTGCCTTCCTCTTCTTGTAGATTAATTGCTGCATTTGCAAGAGGCTGCATTTTTACAAACCATTGTGTAGATAAATATGGCTCTACCACTGCTCCACTACGCTCCGAATGTCCTACTTGATGAACATGCTCTTCTATTTTGAAAAGTACCCCTGCATCTTGCAGGTCCTTAATGATTTGTTTACGACACTCAAAACGATCCAGTCCTTGATAAATGCCAGCATTTTCATTCATGGTGCCATCTTCATTCATCACAAGCACACGCTCTAATTGATGGCGATTACCGATTTCAAAGTCATTTGGATCATGAGCTGGTGTGATTTTAACAGCTCCAGAACCAAATTCCATATCAACATAATCATCTGCAACAATTTTTATTTCTCGCCCAACGATTGGTAACACAACTGTTTTTCCTACGAGGTGCTTATAACGCTCATCTTCAGGATGCACAGCAATTGCTGTATCTCCAAGCATTGTTTCTGGACGTGTTGTAGCTATTTCAATGAATTCATCACTATCTTTAATCGGATAGCGTAAATGATAGAAATTACCTTGTATTTCTTTATAAATTACTTCAATATCTGATAAGGCAGTTTTTGTTTGTGGATCCCAGTTAATAATATACTCTCCACGATAAATTAAGCCTTTTTCATATAAACGAATAAATACTTCTTTTACTGCTTCAGAAAGACCTTTATCCATCGTAAAACGTTCACGTGAATAATCTACACCAAGCCCTAGTTTCCCCCATTGCTCACGGATAAAGCTGGCATATTCCTCTTTCCATTCCCAAACCTTTTCTACAAACTTTTCTCTTCCAAGATCATAACGTGATATTCCTTGCTCACGTAATGTTGCTTCTACTCTTGCTTGTGTAGCAATACCAGCATGGTCCATTCCAGGTAACCAAAGCACATCATAACCCTGCATACGCTTCATACGAGATATCGTATCTTGCATGGTTGTATCCCAAGCATGACCTAAATGTAGTTTTCCAGTTACATTTGGTGGTGGAATAACAATGGTATAAGGCTCCTTATTCGGATCATCCTTTGCTTCAAAATACTTTCCTTCTAACCAAAATTGATAACGATTTTTCTCCACCTCTTGCGGATTATATTTTGTCGATAATGTGTTTGCTTGTTGATTATCCATGTAAATCCTCCTTTTTATACATAAAAAAACCTTTCCATCCAATAAAGGACGAAAAGGTATATTTCCGTGTTACCACCTTAATTTACAAGTTAAAAAAAACATGTACACTCAATTTTATAACGGAGATTCTCCGGCATTCTTCTACTGATTTCAAAGAAGCTGCATCCAGGGCGACCTTCTAAATTAATAAACCTAGAGAACTTTCAGCAAATGTTCCCCTCTCTACAAGGCATTAATCTATACTCTTCCCCTTCATCGCATTCACAAATGATTCACTTTTTAACAGATATTGATTTCATTTTAAAACCAATTCATAAAAAAAGCAACATTTTACATAAGAAATGCACAAATGCAACAGCTGAAAACATAGAATATAGCAAGCGGGCGGAAGGAGGATTGATTCATGTGGCTAGATTTTATCGTTATCGTCTGCCACCTTGGGCAAGAAACTGTATTTTCATTTGTGAAAAAGCGACATTACCTATTCTTATCTTTCAATTGATCCGAACATTATTTTTCCCAACTACATTAGATGTGCTTCTCCTAGGAATCTTTGTTGGTTTATTTATTGCCTTTCATTTAGAATGGATTTAAGATTTTTCTTGTTGTTCCACATGATCAGCAAAATGAAGACCAAAAATAATTTTCCGATAAAGCTTTTGTAGCTTCTGTACTGCTACTACCATATCTATTCGATGTAAAATGGACTGTTCAATCGTTTGCATATATTTGCTCATATCTAATAAATAAATGATCAGAAGCAGTAATTCTAACTTATTCAAAGGATTCACTTGGATATATGAACCAAAGAATAATTCATTCCAATCTTTAAAGTCCTTATCATAATACGTAGCTTCTTGGGAGAAGAGATGAACTAAATCATGTATAGCATTTTCAAAATAGGCATTTTCCCAACTTATTAAATGAAGTCTATTTGTACCAACAAAATGTTCTCGCCTTACATTTCCATGACATAAACTAATACTCCATTCATGCTGGTTATTTATTTCTTCAATGAATACAGAAAGCATGGTCAATATTCGTTCTATTGCTATGTTCATCTCTCGGTAATGCGTACAAACTTGTAATTCAACTGGCGACATATAATGCTGACGCTCAAATAACTCTACCCATTCAAGTAATCGAGTCTGCATTTGCCTACAATATGATTCATATTGATTAAAAGTTTTTACAGTTTGTTGCAATGGAAATACTGTACTTTTTTTGGTGTGCACATGCACATTTGCTAAAACCTGAAAATATTTAGACCAATCGATTTCTGCTTTTTCTAGCCAAGGTGTTATATAATAAATTTGGTTTTGATAATTGATATAGAGATCCTCTGATTGATGTAAATATACAGGAATTACTTCTGGAAGAGGAATGGTTGCTGCTAACTCATACACATGCAACCATTTTTTTAATTTATCGTCTGTCAATCTACTGCATTTCAATGCATATTTTTGCCGTTTCTGATCGGTTATTTCATAAACAGATTCTGAAATCTTTCGTTGGTTTATTGGATGAATTTGATAGGCTGCTAATATTTGCTCCAATGTTTCATGCATTGCATTTTATCTCCTTTATTTCCGAGATGGAATGATAAGTAATTGGCCAGTATTTAATATTTCATCCTCTAATTGGTTTTGTTTTTGTATTTGTGCCTTAGATACAGAAAATCTTTCACTAATACTTTCTAATGTATCTTCTCCTTGAACGATACATATTCGAAGCTGTGCAGTTTCATTTTCCTGTTCATCATTTGAGAAAATATCAGCCAAATAGCTAACACTTCCCCTATCTAAATCTTCCTCTTCTTCGTCCTCGTCTACTGTGTAATCTGCTGTTGCTCTTATTTCTAAATTAGTTTTCTCTTCCACAACAGGCTCTGGTTCATCTTCTTCTACTGCATAGTCTTCTGCTGCTCTTGTTTCCAAATTAGTTACCTCTTCTACAACAGGTTCTGGTTCATCCTCTTTTACTATATAATCTTCTGCTGCTCTTATTTCCAAATTAGTTACCTCTTCTACAACAGGTTCTGGTTCATCCTCTTCCACTGTATAATCTTCTGCTGCTCTTATTTCTAATTTAGTTAGCTCTTCTAAAACTGACTCTTGCTCTTCTTCCATCGCATTAGAAAATTCCTCTATCAAATGTGAGATTTCTTCTAAGCGTTTGTCACTTGGTTCTTCTATCTCACCTGATCTTAATACATCAGCTGAAAGTACTTCTTCTGGCTCAAGATCCTCTTGTTCTATCATTTCTATATCCTCATCACGTGTATCTATTGTAAATTGAAAATTATCTTCTTCTGGAGTTTCTTGTTTAGACTCTACTAATGTATCCTTCTCTAACTCTGTAATTCCATCAATATTTACTGTTGCAATCAATCGCAACTGATGAGCATTAGATAATTCATAATCAAATGAAGTTACATTGACCATCATGTCTGTATCCGTTTTGACTCGATACGTAGGAATTGAAATATTTACTGGAATAGGATGATGAAAAGCAATTCGCTGATCATCTATTTCTTGTACATTTTTCATAAATTGTTTTGCATGGTTCTCCCGGAAATCATCTTCTACATGTTCTTCTAAATCCGCTTTCACAAATTCCCCGTTCAATTCTAATACGCCATGAATATTCATATAGCTATTATCTGTTTGAAAAGAAACAACAGGATCTAGAGAAACTCTAATCATCTCCTCGACTCCATAGGCTTTATCAAGAAAAATAGTCTCTGTTATTTCAAAAGTAAATGGTGCACGATTAGGCATCATACCTCTTCCTTTCCCAAAAAATGTTGCATCTTCTAAACTACTATATGAAATGGACAAGCTAAATATTCTAAGGAATTATGAAAGAAATAAAAATAACTGTGCGGTTACTTCTCATAAAGTACGCACAGTTATTTCTTTCCTATTAACTAGAATCTATTATTCGATTGTAATTCCACCATTTGTAGTACGTGCTTTAATTTTATTTTCACCATTCCCATAAGAAACATCCCAATCTTTAGAGCCGAAAACATTAATTGATCCATTCACTGTACGTAAGTCAAGTGTTGCATTTGTAGGTTCTTGATTAGATTGAATCACAATTTTACCGTTTACTGTTTCAAGTTCCATTGGAAAATCAAATCCTTCTGTCACCACATTAATTCTACCATTTGTTGCTTTAGCTTCTGTTTCTCCAGCTATATTTTCTAAATTAATACGACCATTTGTCGCTTGTGCATCAACATTTCCAGTAATCGATTCTAATGTAATTCTTCCGTTAGTAGTGCTTGCAACTAAAGATGGAATCTCAATATCATTTGCTTCAATCACACCATTCGCTGTCTCTGCCGTTATTTTCTCTAATTCATTGTCTGGCAAATAAATATGAAAGGTTGATTTTGATTGAAATAGAAAATCAAGATCAAAGAAATTAAAGAAATTTTGCTTTGTTTTTATAACTTGCGTTTCGCCTTCTACGGAGCTAGTCATTTTTTCATGATTAACTGTTCTTCCTTTTGTATAATATTCAACCCTTGGCCCTTCCTCATCAACAGGTCGAAAATAAATAGATGTATTTCCAGTATCTATTTGCAGCTCATTAATAGCTTCCATATCTAAAGGTATGGTTTCTGATTTTTCTGCATTAGCAGATTTAGAATAAGATGAGAACGTGGCTGCCATACCAATAAAACCAACAATTACAAGCAGTATAGCTAAAGGAAGAATCATCTTCTTTTTATTCATAGGTAGCACCTCCTTTTACAATACGAATGTTAAATGAAAGATATTTAACAAATAATTTCAATGCATATTGTGTAATTGGATAAACAACGAGAAGTAATAAAAGTCCGATTCCGCTAATTGTTACTGACATAAATAATTCAAAGAAATGAAATAGCTCTGGTTGAAAAAGCGATTTAAATAATGCAGCTACTATTTGTACAATAAATGAAGCAGCAACAATCCATAAACTCAGAATCACACCTGCAATTGCTAAAAATGGTCCAAGAACAAGAATGAGATTAAGAAAACTAAGTCCAATAACAGCCCATATTGCACGGGCGATATTACCTGCAGAATGATCTTCTTTTGCTTTTTCTACGTAATAATTTGCATGTAAATCTTTTGCAAGCTTTTGTGGTGCGCCTAAGGATTGAGCTATTTCTTCTTCACTCTTTCCTTCCAATTGTCCTGCTTCGAAATATTCTTCAAAATCCTGAATGATATCCTCTTTTTCTTCCGCAGGTAAGCTTTTTAAATGCCGCAAAAACTCATCGATGAAATTGCGCTTATTCATATACATCCTCCTCCATTAAAGCATTAACTCCTTCTGTAAAATTTTCATATTCCTTCTTTTGCTCTTGAAGATATGCTTTTCCTTCATCTGTTAAATGATAATATTTTCTACTTGGTCCTTCTGATGACTCTTCTAGATAAGTTGTACAATATCCTTGTTTTAATATTCGCCTCAAAACCGGATAAACGGCTCCTTCTGATATCTCAATTTTACTTGTAATCTGTTTAATTAATTCATAGCCATAAAAATCTCGTTTATCAAGTAATACTAATACACAAAGCTCAAGCACTCCCTTTTTAAATTGTGCGTTCACTGAAAGTCACCCTCTTTCTGAACATCCTTATTGAATTCACTATAACACATCATATGGTATTGTTCAATAAACAATAGTATTTTTTATATAATAGCTGATGCCAAAAAACACCCTCCAAAAGATTTGGAGGGTGCTAATTTATTATAATGTTGCAAATACCTTGCGTGCTGCTTGAATTGTTTTTTCAATGTCTTCTTCTGTATGTGCTGTGGATAAAAATAATCCTTCAAATTGAGATGGTGGTAAGAAAATTCCTTCCTCAATCATCCCTTTATAATATTTTGCAAAGCGAGCTAAGTCAGAAGTTTGTGCTGTTTCATAGTTGGTAACAGGAACATCTGTAAAGAATACTCCTATCATTGCACCAACATGATTTACTTGAATTGGAATATTATATTCTGCAGCTGCAGCCTTATATCCATTAATAAGTTGAACTGCTCGCTCGTTCATCTGCTCATAAGATTGCTCTGTTAAAGCAGATAATGTTGCAATTCCTGCTGTCATTGCTAATGGATTTCCGGATAATGTTCCAGCCTGATAAATTGCACCAACTGGAGCAATATTTTGCATGATTTCTTTTTTACCACCATATGCACCGACTGGTAAACCACCACCAATAACTTTACCTAAGCAAGTTAAGTCTGGATCAATATCATAATGACCTTGTGCACTATGGTAGCCTACACGGAATCCAGTCATTACCTCATCCAAGATTAATAAAGAACCAAATTCGGTTGTAATTTCTCTTAAATGCTTTAGAAAATCATTTACAGGAGTTACAACTCCCATATTCCCAGACACAGGTTCTACAATTACTGCTGCTATGTCCTTACCAAATTCATCAAAAGCATAACGTACACTTTCCATATCATTATATGGAACAGTAATTGTATTTTGTGCTACAGATGAAGGAACACCTGGACTATCAGGCAAACCTAGAGTCGCTACACCGGATCCAGCTTTAATTAATAAGGAATCTGCATGACCATGATAATTTCCTTCAAATTTCAAAATCTTATCACGTCCTGTAAAACCACGGGCAACTCTTAGAGCACTCATTGTTGCTTCCGTGCCAGAGTTGACCATACGAATCATTTCAATAGAAGGTACTCTTTCCATCACTAATTTTGCTAAATCAATTTCTGTTTTGGAAGATGTACCGAAGCTTGTACCATAATCGACCATTTTTTTCAATTCATCAACTACATGCTCTGCACGGTGTCCTAAAATAAGTGGTCCCCAGCTGAGCACATAATCAATATATTCATTTCCATCTATATCAAAAATTTTTGAGCCTTGGCCTTTTTCCATATAGATAGGATCCATTTGTACGGATTTAAAAGCACGTACAGGAGAATTCACTCCTCCTGGCATTAGTTCAACAGCTTCTTTATACGCATCAATCGAGTTAGTAAATTTTTTCACAATGAACACCTCACCCTATTCATTTTATTAGAAGAGGTTCAAAAATCGCAATAAAAATGACGCGGCGAACAGAGGAACTTCGATTAAGTTCTAACACGTCCTGTGTCGAACGTCGAAGTCACCACAACACGCGCAAGTGCGTTAGCTTGCTTTTCCGTTACTCAAAGCTATGCCTCCTTGAACTTTCGACGCACACGATGTGCTACGACGTACAGGATGTGCTAGTGCGAATGTTGCTCTCGTGACGTTGCGAACCCAACCGATGATGGTCATTTTATCGTCCTTTTTGAACATGTACTATTAATTATTTAACCAACGAGCTACGTCTTTTGCAAAGTAAGTAATAATTAAATCTGCTCCTGCACGTTTCATAGATATTAATTTCTCTAATACAACAGCCTTTTCATCGATCCAGCCATTTAATGCAGCAGCTTTAATCATCGAATATTCCCCACTAACATTATAAGCAACAACTGGTGTGTTTGAAAGATTTCTAACATCACGAATAATATCTAAGTAAGATAAAGCAGGTTTAACAATTAAGAAATCCGCCCCTTCATCTAAGTCTGTGTTTGCTTCTCTTAATGCCTCTAAACGATTTGCTGGATCCATTTGATATGTCTTACGATCTCCAAATTGTGGCGTGCTATTTGCCGCATCACGGAATGGACCATAAAATGCAGAAGAATACTTAACTGCATAGGACATAATTGGAATATGTGTAAACCCTGCTTCATCTAAAGCAACACGAATCACGGTAACAAACCCATCCAT contains the following coding sequences:
- a CDS encoding RimK family alpha-L-glutamate ligase, whose amino-acid sequence is MQKTGWLIYAQTDANDNQSYIDWFMEEAALQQIDLKLIIRENLSIGILNNKRAVLLDGQPVPLPDFVIVRVLEPLLNLHFEALGVRSFNSAAVSQICNHKAMTHHTVHSLGIPMVDTFFFKKDQLGSTPPMSFPFVMKECTGRSGKQVYFIETEDDWNTALDALGTPDVVIQSCDVQLGRDVRVFIVGKEIIGAVLRKSTSDFRANFKLGGSAEVFPLDGKKTELIHKIIGHFDFGMVGIDFLIDHQGDFLFNEIEDVVGSRILSATTDTNILQKYIAYIKKCLA
- a CDS encoding DUF1700 domain-containing protein, which translates into the protein MNKRNFIDEFLRHLKSLPAEEKEDIIQDFEEYFEAGQLEGKSEEEIAQSLGAPQKLAKDLHANYYVEKAKEDHSAGNIARAIWAVIGLSFLNLILVLGPFLAIAGVILSLWIVAASFIVQIVAALFKSLFQPELFHFFELFMSVTISGIGLLLLLVVYPITQYALKLFVKYLSFNIRIVKGGATYE
- a CDS encoding RimK family alpha-L-glutamate ligase, yielding MGLQGWIIYNGHLPGNKFLDFAEFFHHAAKERNVQTMILKNTDLLTFLSTNTLDIARNTQIEQLPDFVIFTDKDIYLAKQLELMGVRVYNRANTIEICDDKIATYQALATQQLPIPKTIVAPKVFPILGVEIDMDFLNKVMEQLTFPIVIKEAFGSFGEQVYLVKNQADLVQKVKELAGKPFVFQEFISTSYGEDIRLQVVGNKVAASMLRRSENDFRANVSSGGVAEKYYPTKQEEEIAIAAAKAINADFAGVDLLFGPNQQPIICEINSNAHIRNLYECTNINVAYDVIDYIINQHA
- a CDS encoding PadR family transcriptional regulator yields the protein MNAQFKKGVLELCVLVLLDKRDFYGYELIKQITSKIEISEGAVYPVLRRILKQGYCTTYLEESSEGPSRKYYHLTDEGKAYLQEQKKEYENFTEGVNALMEEDVYE
- the spoVID gene encoding stage VI sporulation protein D; the protein is MPNRAPFTFEITETIFLDKAYGVEEMIRVSLDPVVSFQTDNSYMNIHGVLELNGEFVKADLEEHVEDDFRENHAKQFMKNVQEIDDQRIAFHHPIPVNISIPTYRVKTDTDMMVNVTSFDYELSNAHQLRLIATVNIDGITELEKDTLVESKQETPEEDNFQFTIDTRDEDIEMIEQEDLEPEEVLSADVLRSGEIEEPSDKRLEEISHLIEEFSNAMEEEQESVLEELTKLEIRAAEDYTVEEDEPEPVVEEVTNLEIRAAEDYIVKEDEPEPVVEEVTNLETRAAEDYAVEEDEPEPVVEEKTNLEIRATADYTVDEDEEEEDLDRGSVSYLADIFSNDEQENETAQLRICIVQGEDTLESISERFSVSKAQIQKQNQLEDEILNTGQLLIIPSRK
- a CDS encoding DUF4097 family beta strand repeat-containing protein, with product MNKKKMILPLAILLVIVGFIGMAATFSSYSKSANAEKSETIPLDMEAINELQIDTGNTSIYFRPVDEEGPRVEYYTKGRTVNHEKMTSSVEGETQVIKTKQNFFNFFDLDFLFQSKSTFHIYLPDNELEKITAETANGVIEANDIEIPSLVASTTNGRITLESITGNVDAQATNGRINLENIAGETEAKATNGRINVVTEGFDFPMELETVNGKIVIQSNQEPTNATLDLRTVNGSINVFGSKDWDVSYGNGENKIKARTTNGGITIE
- a CDS encoding valine--tRNA ligase, which translates into the protein MDNQQANTLSTKYNPQEVEKNRYQFWLEGKYFEAKDDPNKEPYTIVIPPPNVTGKLHLGHAWDTTMQDTISRMKRMQGYDVLWLPGMDHAGIATQARVEATLREQGISRYDLGREKFVEKVWEWKEEYASFIREQWGKLGLGVDYSRERFTMDKGLSEAVKEVFIRLYEKGLIYRGEYIINWDPQTKTALSDIEVIYKEIQGNFYHLRYPIKDSDEFIEIATTRPETMLGDTAIAVHPEDERYKHLVGKTVVLPIVGREIKIVADDYVDMEFGSGAVKITPAHDPNDFEIGNRHQLERVLVMNEDGTMNENAGIYQGLDRFECRKQIIKDLQDAGVLFKIEEHVHQVGHSERSGAVVEPYLSTQWFVKMQPLANAAINLQEEEGKVNFVPNRFEKTYLHWMENIRDWCISRQLWWGHRIPAWYHKETKEIYVGKEAPADIENWTQDEDVLDTWFSSALWPFSTMGWPDEESADFKRYFPTDVLVTGYDIIFFWVSRMIFQSLEFTEERPFKDVLIHGLIRDAQGRKMSKSLGNGVDPMDVIEKYGADSLRYFLLTGSSPGQDLRFQWENVEATWNFANKVWNASRFSLMNLEGFTYEDIDLTGEKSIADKWILTRLNETIEHVTSNTNKYEFGEAGRYLYNFIWDDLCDWYIEMAKLVLYGEDEAQKKTTRSVLAHVLDQTMRMLHPYMPFITEEIWQKLPHEGDSITVAKWPEVRKEFHDLEAANEMKRLVSIIRSVRNIRAEVDTPMSKQITLFIQAENEEVVRELENERMYLERFCNPSELVIATKVEVPDQAMSAVVTGAQLYLPLEGLIDFEKEIARLQNELAKWKKEVDFVQKKLSNQGFVAKAPAKLVEEEKQKEEDYLDKYNKVKQRLEELQG
- the hemL gene encoding glutamate-1-semialdehyde 2,1-aminomutase → MKKFTNSIDAYKEAVELMPGGVNSPVRAFKSVQMDPIYMEKGQGSKIFDIDGNEYIDYVLSWGPLILGHRAEHVVDELKKMVDYGTSFGTSSKTEIDLAKLVMERVPSIEMIRMVNSGTEATMSALRVARGFTGRDKILKFEGNYHGHADSLLIKAGSGVATLGLPDSPGVPSSVAQNTITVPYNDMESVRYAFDEFGKDIAAVIVEPVSGNMGVVTPVNDFLKHLREITTEFGSLLILDEVMTGFRVGYHSAQGHYDIDPDLTCLGKVIGGGLPVGAYGGKKEIMQNIAPVGAIYQAGTLSGNPLAMTAGIATLSALTEQSYEQMNERAVQLINGYKAAAAEYNIPIQVNHVGAMIGVFFTDVPVTNYETAQTSDLARFAKYYKGMIEEGIFLPPSQFEGLFLSTAHTEEDIEKTIQAARKVFATL